The Qingrenia yutianensis sequence GTTCCTCCGACTTTGGTGGAAGCCGCACGGCATTTCTGAATTACACGGTCTATCTCATATTTTTCATCATTCTCAAACTTGATGAAATTCGGACGAGCCGTCCCATCAGGTCTGTGTGTTACATTTACTTCAACATAAACTTTTCTTCTATCGGATTCCATTTCTATACCTCGTAATTTCTCAAAGTCAAAACCAATCTTCCCAAGTGCTTGTATCCGTCGATGTTCTTATCCGACACCCTGTACTTAGGTCGGTCATCTCCGGCAGTATTGATGTAACAGGAAAGCCTTCCTTTCTTAAAGCGTTTTTTCCGGTCAAAGAACAGGAACATTCCCTCATATATACCGTAGTCGGTAAAATGGTTTCCGCCGTCCGCACGGAAGATAACAATATCTTCGCTGCACCCCTGCAAAAAGCAGTCGGGTATCGTAACATAAGCCGTAACCTCTTTTTCGTCAATCACATTAAGCCCTCCTTAACCGACCATACCTGTCGGCATAGTGATTTCAGCTTTTTTCGGTGGTAGCCGCAGGTTCTGACACAGAACCCCATTCCTTATGCTGTCCTTTCCGAAACGCCGTCTGATTTCTTCAACACACTTTTCCATTCGCTCCAATTTGTCCTGCTTGGCGGCGTCCATAAACATATCTATTTGACGGGGCGTGTCTTGTGGAACAAGATTTATGGCTTGTACCGTCACAGAACGGATAGGGTTATTCCACCCATATCTTTTTTCAAACAACTGAAAAGCGGTCTTTGCAATAATCATCGGAGACTGTGTAGGAAGTGCAATCTTCGTCTGCCATTGCCTTGTATTGAGTGTGTTGTCTCTAATATGTATTGCGACACCTTCTGCACTCAGTCCGTGAACACGGAGCTTGTGTCCGATGTCTTGGGTTAACTCGAGAAACACGGGCCACACCTGCTCCGGTTTCTCTAAGTCTGCTACCGTTGTTATACCGTGTCCTACGCTTTTTATAGGAGAAACGAAGTCTTTCTTGGCAACAAGGGAAAGGTCGTTACCATTGGCATAGTTCCATAAAACTACTCCGTTCTTTCCTAATCTTCTGCGTAAGAACTCAGGGTCGGTATTCGCTAAATCCCCGATGGTACGAATACAATAGCTGTCAAGCACTCGCTGGGTTGCCCGTCCTACACCGAGCAGGTCAGCGGCAGGAAGTCCCCAAATCTTTTCTTTGAATGTGTCCTTTGGAATTACGGTTACTGCGTCCGGTTTCTTCATATCCGAGCCGAGCTTCGCAAATATCTTATTAAAGGAAACACCCACAGAAATCGTCAAGCCGAGTTCAAACTTCATAGTCTCACGAATTTCATTTGCCACCTTTTCCGGCGAACCGAAAAGGCTTTCTGTCCCGCTAATATCCAGCCAACACTCGTCCATACCATACGGTTCAACTTGGTCGGTATATCGCTCATAAACGCTTCTCGCAAGCTTTGAGTATTTGATATACTCCTCATAATGGGGCGGCACTACAACCAAGTCCTTGCACTTCTGTTTAGCCTGCCATACTGCGTCCCCGGTTTTCACATCAAAAGCCTTTGCTTTGTAGTTCTTTGCAAGCACGATACCGTGTCGTTCCTCCACAGAGCCGCAGACAGCAATCGGATATTTCTTCAATGCGGGGTCGAGCATACATTCGACGCTGGCATAGAAGTTATTCATATCACAATGAAGTATGCTTCGTAACATTTTTAGAACCCCCTTGACATTTTGGGTAGTTTGGTGTACACTATGTGTAGTTCAACTTCCCAATTCATATTATATACACTTCAACTGTACTTGTCAAGAGCAAATGGGTAGTTCAACTGTAAATATTCTTTTAAGGAGTGAAATCACAATGACATTCGGTGAAAAAGTCAAGGCTGAAAGAACAAAGCTTGGTATGAGTCAAGATGAGTTGGCAGCTAAAATCGGCGTAACCCGACGCATAATTGGTTCTTATGAAAATGATAAATCCCGTCCGAGAGGAATGGAAAGATATAAGAAGCTGGCAGAATCCTTAAATGTAAATGTGAATTATCTGCTGTCTGAGGACGACGCTTTCATCGCCGATGTAGAGGATAAGTACGGACGCAGAGGAGCAAGACAGGCTCAGGAGTTGCTTGCAGAAGTTACCGGTCTGTTTGCCGGCGGCGAAATGGCTGACGAGGATATGCGTGAAATGGTTGACGCCATTCAGGAAGCCTATCTTATTGCAAAGAAAAACAATAAAAAATACACCCCGAAGAAATACCGCAAAGACGAGTAATCCTCGAAGTGAACTAAGTCCAATATATGGGACATATAATAGTTTATAATTTATTATAGGGTTAATATCCGATATACTATAATATGGGAGGTGAGCCGGATTGGGGTATTACACTACGGCTGAGATTGTGAAAATCGTAAACAAGCTCATTGACCGCTGCGGTACTCGTGACCCATACAAGGTCGCAAAAGAGCTTGGTATCAATATAATCTACCGAAATTTTGACAAGCAGCGTGGAGCATATAAAGTTATTCTGAAGAACCGCTTTGTTTTTCTTAAAAACGGTATGCACCCGGTCGTGGAGCAGATAGTGCTATGGCACGAAATCGGACACGATGTTCTCCACAGGCAAGAAGCGGTTGCTGTCGGCGGGTTCAAAGAGTTCAACATCTTTGATATGAGAGAGAACCGTATGGAGTATGAAGCAAATATCTTCGCTTCTCAGGCTTCGCTCCCGGACGACACCATTTTGGAATACATTGAAAACGGCTATGACATTCAGCAGATTGCACGGGCAATGTGTTCTGACATAAACCTGATTGCTCTGAAAGTGGATACGCTGATTGCACAGGGCTATCAACTTCGCAAACAGGAACACCAAAACGATTTTCTTAAATACAATCACAAAATGTAAGACCGTCAAGTCTCGAATGTTGAGATTTGACGGTCTTTTCGTTATTTATTACATTTTTCTTTATAATCTTCGCCCCAACTCCACATAGCGTCGAGAATAGGTTTCAAGCTTTGTCCCAATTCTGTCAGAGAGTATTCTACTCTCGGCGGAACTTCAGCATACACTTTTCGATTAACGAGTCCGTTTTCTTCCATATCACGAAGCTGAGCAGTCAAAACCTTTTGAGAAACGCTGCCGATTGATTTTTTTAATTCACCGAAACGCTTTGTACCCGGCAGTAATGCTCATGTACGGTAAAGAAGCAAGCAACCGAAAACAATAGATAGACCGCCAGCACTACACTATTCCGAACCAAAGACCAAAAGATAAGCATTTTGAGAAAATCTAAACTTTTGGATTTTCCTACAATGCCGACTACGGCGGAATCCCTCCCACTCCTTATATATTTCTTTCTGTATACATTGAATTTGTATTTAGTAAAATGCAGACAACACCACGGATCGGCTTTTGGCTGGACAATTCCAACCAAACACCGCAGCAGACAGTAGAAACCATTCTGAACGCTAGGAAGCCGGTATGATTGTTACATATAAGGGGAAGAAAAATTTCTTTTAGATACTTGCTTTCCTAAAACTGATGTGATATAATAATTCTATTCCAGAAAAGGAGTAAAAAATATGCGGCAAGGTATTCTTAAATAAAACTATAATCAAATAGTGGGAACAAAGGATTATGATAGTCCCTTTTGTAGGGGCTTAGTTTTTTGTACCCAATTTAAGAATACTTTTGCCTTATCAATTTTGACATATCCCCAAAAACAGCACTCACAAACAGGTGTATGCTGTATATGTGTATGTCCGCAACTTATAATCCCCAGTGGTAAAAGTATTTTACTGCTGGGGATTTTTATGCCCTTTGGGGCTGTAAAGGGAGGACAATCACATGAAAATAATCAATATTGGAATTCTTGCCCATGTAGACGCTGGAAAGACGACCTTGACGGAGAGCCTGCTATATGCCAGCGGAGCCATTTCAGAACCGGGGAGCGTCGAAAAAGGGACAACGAGGACGGACACCATGTTTTTGGAGCGGCAGCGTGGGATTACCATTCAAGCGGCAGTCACTTCCTTCCAGTGGCACAGATGTAAAGTTAACATTGTGGATACGCCCGGCCACATGGATTTTTTGGCGGAGGTGTACCGCTCTTTGGCTGTTTTAGATGGGGCCATCTTGGTGATCTCCGCTAAAGATGGCGTGCAGGCCCAGACCCGTATTCTGTTCCATGCCCTGCGGAAAATGAACATTCCCACCGTTATCTTTATCAACAAGATCGACCAGGCTGGCGTTGATTTGCAGAGCGTGGTTCAGTCTGTTCGGGATAAGCTCTCCGCCGATATTATCATCAAGCAGACGGTGTCGCTGTCCCCGGAAATAGTCCTGGAGGAAAATACCGACATAGAAGCATGGGATGCGGTCATCGAAAATAACGATGAATTATTGGAAAAGTATATCGCAGGAGAACCAATCAGCCGGGAAAAACTTGCGCGGGAGGAACAGCAGCGGGTTCAAGACGCCTCCCTGTTCCCGGTCTATTATGGCAGCGCCAAAAATGGCCTTGGCATTCAACCGTTGATGGATGCGGTGACAGGGCTGTTCCAACCGATTGGGGAACAGGGGGGCGCCGCCCTATGCGGCAGCGTTTTCAAGGTTGAGTACACCGATTGCGGCCAGCGGCGTGTCTATCTACGGTTATACAGCGGAACGCTGCGCCTGCGGGATACGGTGGCCCTGGCCGGGAGAGAAAAGCTGAAAATCACAGAGATGCGTATTCCATCCAAAGGGGAAATTGTTCGGACAGACACCGCTTATCAGGGTGAAATTGTTATCCTTCCCAGCGACAGCGTGAGGTTAAACGATGTATTAGGGGACCAAACCCGGCTCCCTCGTAAAAGGTGGCGCGAGGACCCCCTCCCCATGCTGCGGACGACGATTGCGCCGAAAACGGCAGCGCAAAGAGAACGGCTGCTGGACGCTCTTACGCAACTTGCG is a genomic window containing:
- the tet(W) gene encoding tetracycline resistance ribosomal protection protein Tet(W), producing MKIINIGILAHVDAGKTTLTESLLYASGAISEPGSVEKGTTRTDTMFLERQRGITIQAAVTSFQWHRCKVNIVDTPGHMDFLAEVYRSLAVLDGAILVISAKDGVQAQTRILFHALRKMNIPTVIFINKIDQAGVDLQSVVQSVRDKLSADIIIKQTVSLSPEIVLEENTDIEAWDAVIENNDELLEKYIAGEPISREKLAREEQQRVQDASLFPVYYGSAKNGLGIQPLMDAVTGLFQPIGEQGGAALCGSVFKVEYTDCGQRRVYLRLYSGTLRLRDTVALAGREKLKITEMRIPSKGEIVRTDTAYQGEIVILPSDSVRLNDVLGDQTRLPRKRWREDPLPMLRTTIAPKTAAQRERLLDALTQLADTDPLLRCEVDSITHEIILSFLGRVQLEVVSALLSEKYKLETVVKEPTVIYMERPLKAASHTIHIEVPPNPFWASIGLSVTPLPLGSGVQYESRVSLGYLNQSFQNAVRDGIRYGLEQGLFGWNVTDCKICFEYGLYYSPVSTPADFRSLAPIVLEQALKESGTQLLEPYLSFTLYAPREYLSRAYHDAPKYCATIETVQVKKDEVVFTGEIPARCIQAYRTDLAFYTNGQSVCLTELKGYQAAVGKPVIQPRRPNSRLDKVRYMFQKIM
- a CDS encoding DNA polymerase Y family protein, whose protein sequence is MLRSILHCDMNNFYASVECMLDPALKKYPIAVCGSVEERHGIVLAKNYKAKAFDVKTGDAVWQAKQKCKDLVVVPPHYEEYIKYSKLARSVYERYTDQVEPYGMDECWLDISGTESLFGSPEKVANEIRETMKFELGLTISVGVSFNKIFAKLGSDMKKPDAVTVIPKDTFKEKIWGLPAADLLGVGRATQRVLDSYCIRTIGDLANTDPEFLRRRLGKNGVVLWNYANGNDLSLVAKKDFVSPIKSVGHGITTVADLEKPEQVWPVFLELTQDIGHKLRVHGLSAEGVAIHIRDNTLNTRQWQTKIALPTQSPMIIAKTAFQLFEKRYGWNNPIRSVTVQAINLVPQDTPRQIDMFMDAAKQDKLERMEKCVEEIRRRFGKDSIRNGVLCQNLRLPPKKAEITMPTGMVG
- a CDS encoding helix-turn-helix domain-containing protein, which translates into the protein MGSSTVNILLRSEITMTFGEKVKAERTKLGMSQDELAAKIGVTRRIIGSYENDKSRPRGMERYKKLAESLNVNVNYLLSEDDAFIADVEDKYGRRGARQAQELLAEVTGLFAGGEMADEDMREMVDAIQEAYLIAKKNNKKYTPKKYRKDE
- a CDS encoding ImmA/IrrE family metallo-endopeptidase, which encodes MGYYTTAEIVKIVNKLIDRCGTRDPYKVAKELGINIIYRNFDKQRGAYKVILKNRFVFLKNGMHPVVEQIVLWHEIGHDVLHRQEAVAVGGFKEFNIFDMRENRMEYEANIFASQASLPDDTILEYIENGYDIQQIARAMCSDINLIALKVDTLIAQGYQLRKQEHQNDFLKYNHKM
- a CDS encoding winged helix-turn-helix transcriptional regulator, yielding MPGTKRFGELKKSIGSVSQKVLTAQLRDMEENGLVNRKVYAEVPPRVEYSLTELGQSLKPILDAMWSWGEDYKEKCNK